A window of the Halobacterium hubeiense genome harbors these coding sequences:
- a CDS encoding DUF7521 family protein — MNALYVVNVAASFAATAVGLFIGYHAYRGFRRHQSTAMQYLSAGLVLLTAVTYTATFVGSAMLRYGVLDASLEAPFRLVVRMLQLAGLLCIAYSLYRRPS, encoded by the coding sequence ATGAACGCACTCTACGTCGTCAACGTCGCCGCGTCGTTCGCCGCGACCGCCGTCGGCCTGTTCATCGGCTACCACGCCTACCGGGGGTTCCGGCGCCACCAGAGCACGGCGATGCAGTACCTCTCGGCGGGCCTCGTCCTGTTGACCGCCGTGACGTACACCGCGACGTTCGTCGGCTCCGCGATGCTCCGGTACGGTGTCCTCGACGCGAGCCTCGAAGCGCCGTTCAGGCTGGTCGTCCGGATGCTCCAGCTGGCGGGCTTGCTGTGTATCGCGTACTCGCTGTACCGGCGCCCGTCGTAG
- a CDS encoding ArsR/SmtB family transcription factor, translating into MSEDSDPTSVLSLLDDEHARAILAAASTEPMSASQLSEACDASTATVYRRIDDLTDHDLLEESINVRSDGNHHRVYRATFRRFALELEDGEFTTEVECESEDVADRFTRMWEGL; encoded by the coding sequence GTGAGCGAGGACAGCGACCCGACGTCGGTGCTCTCGTTACTCGACGACGAGCACGCCCGCGCCATCCTCGCAGCGGCGAGTACGGAACCCATGTCCGCGAGCCAACTGAGCGAGGCCTGTGACGCGTCGACCGCGACAGTGTATCGGCGAATCGACGACCTGACCGACCACGACCTGCTCGAAGAATCTATCAACGTCCGGTCGGACGGCAACCACCACCGGGTCTACCGGGCGACGTTCCGCCGGTTCGCGCTCGAACTCGAGGACGGCGAGTTCACCACCGAGGTCGAGTGCGAGTCCGAGGACGTCGCCGACCGCTTCACGAGAATGTGGGAGGGACTGTAA
- a CDS encoding sulfite oxidase-like oxidoreductase: MSVMDVTDLYEEFGDDRLPPGQRETSKFPVLSKGGTPKWDRDDWTFTVSGAVDDELSFSYEEFRDLESVTQRQDFHCVTGWSKLDCEFTGVTFPHLTELAGVHDDVTTVMFHALDGYTTNLPLEDCMREEVLFTWEFDGDDLPREHGGPLRVVTPHKYAYKGAKWVDGVEFLTEPERGYWEKRGYSNTADPWAEDRYS, encoded by the coding sequence ATGAGTGTCATGGACGTCACGGACCTCTACGAGGAGTTCGGCGACGACCGGCTGCCGCCCGGCCAGCGCGAGACGTCGAAGTTCCCCGTGCTGTCGAAGGGCGGGACGCCGAAGTGGGACCGCGACGACTGGACGTTCACTGTCTCGGGCGCCGTCGACGACGAGCTATCCTTCTCCTACGAGGAGTTCCGGGACTTGGAGAGCGTCACGCAGCGACAGGACTTCCACTGCGTCACCGGCTGGTCGAAGCTCGACTGCGAGTTCACGGGCGTCACGTTCCCGCACCTCACGGAGCTGGCGGGCGTCCACGACGACGTGACGACGGTGATGTTCCACGCGCTGGACGGCTACACGACGAACCTCCCACTGGAGGATTGCATGCGCGAGGAGGTCCTGTTCACGTGGGAGTTCGACGGCGACGACCTCCCCCGCGAGCACGGCGGCCCGCTACGCGTCGTCACCCCGCACAAGTACGCGTACAAGGGCGCGAAGTGGGTCGACGGCGTGGAGTTCCTCACCGAGCCCGAGCGCGGCTACTGGGAGAAGCGCGGCTACTCGAACACCGCCGACCCGTGGGCGGAAGACCGGTACAGCTAG
- a CDS encoding DUF7523 family protein, translating to MTQAAATREAVDDHPFLRRALRAGVVNHAAAARFLDVDGDEDAVAAAIRRYSEDLPAFDAASRDASVSMRSGLGRSDDGLLVVAGSGFEPGEGNLTALLASGDVDTRALAAALERLHAAGVEPVAAGVAEDALAVVVERRDGADAVRVVEDALDEVPA from the coding sequence ATGACTCAGGCGGCGGCGACGCGCGAGGCGGTCGACGACCACCCGTTCCTGCGGCGGGCGCTGCGCGCGGGCGTGGTGAACCACGCGGCGGCCGCGCGCTTCCTCGACGTCGACGGCGACGAGGACGCGGTCGCGGCGGCGATTCGGCGGTATAGCGAGGACCTCCCGGCGTTCGACGCCGCGTCGCGGGACGCGAGCGTCTCGATGCGGTCCGGGCTCGGCCGCAGCGACGACGGCCTGCTGGTCGTCGCGGGCTCTGGGTTCGAACCCGGCGAGGGGAACTTGACCGCGCTGCTCGCGAGCGGCGACGTGGACACGCGGGCGCTGGCGGCGGCGTTGGAACGCCTCCACGCCGCAGGCGTCGAGCCGGTCGCCGCGGGCGTCGCGGAGGACGCGCTCGCGGTGGTCGTCGAGCGGCGGGACGGCGCGGACGCCGTCCGCGTCGTCGAGGACGCACTCGACGAGGTGCCCGCCTGA
- a CDS encoding DUF7527 domain-containing protein has translation MQAHTVERVESWDSRPFSGGFRELHELADREFSGAVVADDTWLFMLNGRVIGVFEGDVEDFGDASGTVYEAPHPSVALLFSMQERGGETQAKYYTNDTPLSEAADTLKNANFTGYIELSENVLSGDYYVVYYGGRSMSAAFVGASEELVTGDEAFDLADDEVGVYEVKESPVNVTELPEPEGEPAGAAGGAPSGDDSEPEPEESATDDERPRTQSSDAESETVGESAADPTAARSTESPPADDGDDAGATPAARADETEPEPTGTSEDASAASEEQARVRSAEPDAGGDEPTDAEVAAARAGSEQGVFDQEEAWRNARSVPTIDPEKSESTDGGATRSKSAESASAERAKQSQSSAKSASSGASKSTGGKRSTVEKLKRAVKQRDAKLEEAAERIDSLESERSELRERVETLEAERDDLQARADDLEARLEEAAAAGGEEAASATDLAPAAALSDTNLFVRYDSKGKPTLDDLGPDTDLDAVNQNLRIDHHTQFEAAEATVDGEDYESFLEASAAYRFVSWAIRELPFEIRDAGHTDGLADIYEALPEVDRAELDGTVAVDTEDGATSRTFDVVLRDRMGDPLVVAELNAEREPVTGEEMGALVEDATAVREGADGLSAAMYVTASFFEPAALETASEETGGGGFLSRNDKKSFVKLGRKSGYHLCLIEDRNDAFHLTVPEL, from the coding sequence ATGCAGGCACACACGGTCGAGCGGGTGGAGTCCTGGGACTCCCGGCCGTTCTCGGGTGGGTTCCGCGAGCTACACGAGCTCGCGGACCGGGAGTTCTCGGGAGCGGTCGTCGCCGACGACACGTGGTTGTTCATGTTGAACGGCCGCGTCATCGGCGTCTTCGAGGGCGACGTTGAGGACTTCGGGGACGCCTCCGGGACGGTGTACGAGGCCCCACACCCCAGCGTCGCGCTGCTGTTCTCGATGCAGGAGCGCGGCGGCGAGACGCAGGCGAAGTACTACACGAACGACACGCCGCTGTCGGAGGCCGCCGACACCCTGAAGAACGCGAACTTCACGGGCTACATCGAGCTCTCCGAGAACGTCCTCTCCGGGGACTACTACGTCGTCTACTACGGCGGCCGGTCGATGAGCGCGGCGTTCGTCGGCGCCAGCGAAGAGCTCGTCACCGGGGACGAGGCCTTCGACCTCGCGGACGACGAGGTCGGCGTCTACGAGGTCAAGGAGTCCCCCGTGAACGTCACCGAACTCCCCGAGCCGGAGGGCGAGCCGGCCGGCGCGGCGGGCGGCGCGCCGAGCGGCGACGACTCGGAGCCGGAACCGGAGGAGTCGGCGACCGACGACGAGCGACCCCGAACCCAGTCGAGTGACGCGGAAAGCGAGACTGTCGGCGAGTCCGCGGCAGACCCGACCGCGGCTCGGAGTACCGAGTCACCGCCAGCCGACGACGGCGACGACGCCGGTGCGACGCCAGCGGCGCGCGCGGACGAGACTGAGCCGGAGCCGACGGGAACGTCCGAGGACGCCAGCGCGGCGTCCGAGGAGCAGGCACGAGTGCGGTCGGCGGAGCCGGACGCGGGCGGCGACGAGCCGACCGACGCCGAGGTCGCGGCTGCGCGCGCCGGCAGCGAGCAGGGCGTCTTCGACCAGGAGGAGGCGTGGCGCAACGCCCGCTCGGTGCCCACTATCGACCCCGAGAAGAGCGAGTCCACCGACGGCGGCGCGACGCGTTCGAAGTCCGCGGAGAGCGCGAGCGCGGAGCGCGCCAAGCAGTCGCAGTCGTCTGCGAAGTCCGCGTCGAGCGGCGCCTCGAAGAGCACGGGCGGGAAGCGTTCGACGGTCGAGAAGCTCAAGCGCGCGGTCAAGCAGCGCGACGCGAAACTCGAGGAGGCCGCCGAGCGCATCGACAGCCTCGAATCCGAGCGCTCGGAGCTCCGCGAGCGCGTGGAGACGCTGGAGGCCGAGCGCGACGACTTGCAGGCGCGCGCTGACGACCTCGAAGCCCGACTGGAGGAGGCCGCCGCAGCCGGCGGCGAAGAAGCAGCGTCGGCGACCGACCTCGCGCCCGCGGCGGCGCTGTCGGACACGAACCTCTTCGTGCGGTACGACTCGAAGGGCAAGCCGACGCTGGACGACCTCGGCCCCGACACCGACCTCGACGCCGTGAACCAGAACCTCCGCATCGACCACCACACGCAGTTCGAGGCGGCGGAGGCGACCGTCGACGGCGAGGACTACGAGTCGTTCCTCGAAGCGTCGGCGGCCTACCGGTTCGTCTCGTGGGCGATCCGGGAGCTTCCCTTCGAGATTCGAGACGCCGGCCACACGGACGGGCTCGCGGACATCTACGAGGCGCTGCCCGAGGTCGACCGCGCGGAACTGGACGGCACGGTCGCCGTCGATACCGAGGACGGCGCGACCTCGCGGACGTTCGACGTGGTGCTGCGCGACCGGATGGGCGACCCGCTGGTCGTCGCGGAGCTGAACGCCGAGCGCGAGCCCGTCACTGGCGAGGAGATGGGCGCGCTCGTCGAAGACGCGACCGCGGTCCGCGAGGGCGCCGACGGACTCAGCGCGGCGATGTACGTCACCGCGTCGTTCTTCGAGCCCGCCGCACTCGAGACGGCGAGCGAGGAGACGGGCGGCGGCGGCTTCCTCAGCCGCAACGACAAGAAGAGCTTCGTGAAGCTGGGGCGGAAATCCGGCTACCACCTCTGTCTAATCGAGGACCGCAACGACGCGTTCCACTTGACCGTCCCAGAGCTGTAG
- a CDS encoding CbiX/SirB N-terminal domain-containing protein: MQALVIVGHGSHLNPGSSDPAFSHADTIRATGAFDEVREAFWKEEPSFREVLRTLESEEVFVVPLFISEGYFTEQVIPRELRLSAWDPEDWDSDGTDADHVTVQAEDVDKTVHYCGPVGTHDSMSDVIVERAKTITDDPDVGEGFGLAVVGHGTERNENSAKAIHYHADRIRDTNRFEEVKAVFMDEDPEVDDVTDFFEAEDIVVVPLFVADGFHTQEDIPEDMGLTDDYRKGYDVPSEVDGHRIWYSGAVGTEPLVADVILERADDAGADLADAIERVRQRTENDGAASAGD; the protein is encoded by the coding sequence ATGCAAGCGCTGGTCATCGTCGGTCACGGTTCGCACCTCAATCCGGGTTCGTCGGACCCGGCGTTCTCGCACGCGGACACCATCCGCGCGACGGGCGCCTTCGACGAGGTCCGGGAGGCGTTCTGGAAGGAGGAACCGTCGTTCCGGGAAGTGCTGCGGACGCTGGAATCCGAGGAGGTATTCGTCGTCCCGCTGTTCATCTCCGAGGGCTACTTCACCGAGCAGGTCATCCCCCGCGAACTCCGCCTCTCAGCCTGGGACCCCGAGGACTGGGACTCGGACGGCACGGACGCCGACCACGTCACCGTGCAGGCCGAGGACGTCGACAAGACCGTCCACTACTGCGGCCCCGTGGGCACCCACGACTCGATGAGCGACGTCATCGTCGAGCGCGCGAAGACCATCACCGACGACCCCGACGTCGGCGAGGGCTTCGGGCTCGCGGTCGTCGGGCACGGCACCGAGCGCAACGAGAACTCCGCGAAGGCCATCCACTACCACGCCGACCGCATCCGCGACACCAACCGCTTCGAGGAGGTGAAGGCGGTCTTCATGGACGAGGACCCCGAGGTGGACGACGTCACCGACTTCTTCGAGGCCGAGGATATCGTCGTCGTCCCGCTGTTCGTCGCCGACGGCTTCCACACGCAGGAGGACATCCCCGAGGACATGGGGCTGACCGACGACTACCGGAAGGGCTACGACGTGCCCAGCGAGGTCGACGGTCACCGCATCTGGTACTCGGGCGCCGTCGGCACCGAGCCGCTGGTCGCGGACGTCATCCTCGAGCGCGCCGACGACGCGGGCGCCGACCTCGCGGACGCAATCGAGCGCGTCCGCCAGCGAACCGAGAACGACGGCGCCGCGAGCGCGGGAGACTGA
- a CDS encoding UPF0058 family protein encodes MHKDELLDLHEQMVQIKDQFLEFDNVDDDTFRAYEELEVEPSHVHKSKSEHKHAVFLLGNALAAAMSEDEFSNAGRLSKRMQELADDASSKL; translated from the coding sequence ATGCACAAGGACGAGCTCCTCGACCTCCACGAACAGATGGTGCAGATCAAAGACCAGTTCCTCGAGTTCGACAACGTCGACGACGACACCTTCCGGGCGTACGAGGAGCTAGAAGTCGAGCCCTCCCACGTCCACAAGTCCAAGAGCGAGCACAAGCACGCCGTCTTCCTGCTCGGGAACGCGCTCGCCGCGGCGATGAGCGAGGACGAGTTCTCGAACGCCGGCCGACTCAGCAAGCGGATGCAGGAGCTGGCCGACGACGCGTCGAGCAAACTGTAA
- a CDS encoding DUF7524 family protein, translating to MPERLSVHLNRDNPRDLQPEAASLETDRSFVLVFENHGGPIHVHLRLDDALAAVSEPAATQVYVDEGQTRGVEVAIPSDHPPTKGYVELSTGYGAEQARVNVTVTAERKDGGPDVAVDDSLAEKSGPDDDGESVALADVALPTAAAAAVVVVAAALTVSISDSIAMLVGVLALLGGVGVAGYMLRA from the coding sequence GTGCCCGAACGGCTGTCCGTCCACCTCAACCGCGACAACCCACGCGACCTCCAGCCGGAAGCAGCATCGCTGGAGACGGACCGGTCGTTCGTCCTCGTCTTCGAGAACCACGGCGGCCCCATCCACGTCCACCTGCGCCTCGACGACGCGCTCGCGGCGGTCTCGGAGCCCGCGGCGACGCAAGTGTACGTCGACGAAGGGCAGACGCGCGGCGTCGAAGTCGCGATTCCGTCCGACCACCCGCCGACGAAGGGCTACGTCGAACTCTCGACGGGCTACGGCGCCGAGCAGGCGCGCGTGAACGTCACCGTCACCGCCGAGCGCAAGGACGGCGGCCCGGACGTCGCCGTCGACGACTCCCTCGCCGAGAAGTCCGGGCCCGACGACGACGGGGAGTCGGTCGCGCTCGCGGACGTCGCGCTCCCGACCGCCGCGGCGGCCGCCGTCGTCGTGGTCGCCGCCGCGCTGACCGTCTCGATTTCTGACTCGATCGCGATGCTGGTCGGCGTGCTCGCGCTCCTCGGCGGCGTCGGGGTCGCTGGCTACATGTTACGGGCGTAG
- a CDS encoding DUF7120 family protein, translating into MPQIEVNIPDQIEMQIAQLVEQGEFVSREEAVEQLLSSGIRAYKTSGPSEEEEGAGLESEGGMMGHEDEYVF; encoded by the coding sequence ATGCCCCAGATCGAAGTCAACATCCCGGACCAGATAGAGATGCAGATTGCACAGCTCGTCGAACAGGGGGAGTTCGTCAGCCGCGAGGAGGCCGTCGAGCAGCTGCTGTCGTCGGGCATCCGCGCGTACAAGACCAGCGGCCCCTCCGAAGAAGAGGAGGGCGCCGGCCTCGAGAGCGAGGGCGGCATGATGGGCCACGAGGACGAGTACGTCTTCTGA
- a CDS encoding adenylosuccinate synthase, whose amino-acid sequence MTVTIVGSQLGDEGKGGVVDLFGDAADVVVRYQGGDNAGHTVVVGGDEYKLSLVPSGAVRGKTGVLGNGCVVNPETLFEEIDALRERGLDPDVRVARRAHVILPYHRVLDGIEEEVKSDSDLDAGTTGRGIGPTYEDKAGRRGVRIGDLLDPDVLRERLEYAVPQKRALYEDVYGGDAGEEFDVDALFEQYRAFGERIAEEGMDVNAGDYLADRISDGDSVMLEGAQGTSLDIDHGVYPYVTSSNPTAGYAATGTGLGPTTVGQGEVVGVVKAYLSRVGTGPLPTELTGDDEDLAEYIREEGGEYGTVTGRPRRVGWLDLPMLRHAARANGFTGLAINHLDVLAGLDEVKVGHAYELDGETIYSMPATTERWGDCEPVFETFDGWPEFDPAEVAAEGYDALPAEAREYVEYVEDELDTAAYALGVGPGREETVVQQNPFEQ is encoded by the coding sequence ATGACCGTCACCATCGTCGGGTCGCAACTCGGCGACGAAGGCAAAGGCGGCGTCGTCGACTTGTTCGGCGACGCGGCTGACGTCGTCGTCCGGTACCAGGGCGGAGACAACGCCGGCCACACCGTCGTCGTCGGCGGCGACGAGTACAAGCTCTCCTTGGTCCCCTCGGGGGCCGTCCGCGGGAAGACCGGCGTCCTCGGGAACGGCTGCGTCGTCAACCCCGAGACGCTGTTCGAGGAGATCGACGCGCTCCGCGAGCGCGGCCTCGACCCTGACGTCCGGGTCGCCCGCCGCGCCCACGTCATCCTCCCGTACCACCGCGTCCTCGACGGCATCGAGGAGGAAGTCAAGTCCGACTCCGACCTCGACGCCGGCACGACGGGCCGCGGCATCGGCCCCACGTACGAGGACAAGGCCGGCCGCCGCGGCGTCCGCATCGGCGACCTGCTGGACCCCGACGTGCTCCGCGAGCGACTGGAGTACGCCGTCCCACAGAAGCGCGCGCTCTACGAGGACGTCTACGGCGGCGACGCCGGCGAGGAGTTCGACGTCGACGCGCTGTTTGAGCAGTACCGCGCGTTCGGCGAGCGGATCGCCGAGGAGGGCATGGACGTCAACGCCGGCGACTACCTCGCCGACCGCATCAGCGACGGCGACAGCGTGATGCTGGAGGGCGCGCAGGGCACCAGCCTCGACATCGACCACGGCGTCTACCCCTACGTCACGTCCTCGAACCCGACCGCGGGCTACGCCGCCACCGGCACCGGTCTCGGCCCCACGACAGTCGGGCAGGGCGAGGTCGTCGGCGTCGTGAAGGCGTACCTCTCCCGCGTCGGCACCGGCCCGCTCCCGACCGAACTCACGGGCGACGACGAGGACCTCGCGGAGTACATCCGCGAGGAGGGTGGCGAGTACGGCACCGTCACCGGGCGGCCGCGCCGCGTCGGCTGGCTCGACCTCCCGATGCTGCGCCACGCCGCGCGCGCCAACGGCTTCACCGGCCTCGCCATCAACCACCTCGACGTGCTCGCTGGCCTCGACGAAGTGAAGGTCGGTCACGCTTACGAGCTAGACGGCGAGACCATCTACTCGATGCCCGCGACGACCGAGCGCTGGGGCGACTGCGAGCCCGTCTTCGAGACGTTCGACGGTTGGCCGGAGTTCGACCCCGCGGAAGTCGCCGCCGAAGGCTACGACGCGCTCCCCGCCGAAGCCCGCGAGTACGTCGAGTACGTCGAGGACGAACTCGACACCGCCGCCTACGCGCTCGGCGTCGGTCCCGGCCGCGAGGAGACCGTCGTCCAGCAGAACCCCTTCGAGCAGTAA
- a CDS encoding methytransferase partner Trm112: MKEDLVDITCCPLDKHDLDLDIEEREGDEILSGTLTCTECGETYPIEDGIPNLLPPDMREEAPA; encoded by the coding sequence ATGAAAGAAGACCTCGTGGACATCACCTGCTGCCCGCTGGACAAACACGACCTCGACCTCGACATCGAGGAGCGCGAGGGCGACGAGATTCTCTCCGGGACGCTGACCTGCACGGAGTGCGGGGAGACGTACCCCATCGAGGACGGCATCCCGAACCTCCTGCCGCCGGACATGCGCGAAGAAGCTCCGGCATAA
- a CDS encoding LolA family protein, whose protein sequence is MGRQASLAVVVTVLLATSGCIGLGVLADDAESPPSVDVAQRYDSLDALEATRVTTVDSGNATNVTRSLVRVDLSGDRHRRYERVLSPASRAGDVAVLDASGMVLYDADENTVTHAPRTAGFGGNWSAYLQRVVSAARDGGDVAEPSDGVSPLPVVPTTGSGPSIPEDAIEGFEVEYLGTRTVDGRTAHGFELTAVSEATLTIDQTLWLDSQYYYPLQTSHRFDYGNRTIETRTRLENVTFDPDLPSGAFDFDVPENATVTETNASTQSFNSANALAERVNFTVPEPEAPAGYEFEEARYVGGNVTQASLQYVTADGEQLTVTKTTAGPDARGFASGENVTVAGRTGQYVTTPRAAFVSWSCGDTHYAVVATDLDKETLLAVADSAGCE, encoded by the coding sequence ATGGGGCGACAGGCGTCGCTGGCGGTCGTCGTCACTGTCCTCCTCGCCACGAGCGGCTGCATCGGCCTCGGCGTCCTCGCGGACGACGCGGAGTCGCCGCCGAGCGTCGACGTCGCCCAGCGGTACGACTCCCTCGACGCCCTCGAAGCGACGCGCGTGACCACCGTCGACTCCGGGAACGCGACCAACGTGACGCGCTCGCTCGTCCGCGTTGACCTCTCGGGCGACCGGCACAGACGCTACGAGCGCGTCCTCTCGCCCGCGTCACGCGCCGGCGACGTGGCGGTCCTCGACGCGTCCGGAATGGTCCTGTACGACGCCGACGAGAACACGGTGACGCACGCCCCGCGAACCGCCGGATTCGGCGGGAACTGGTCGGCGTACCTCCAGCGCGTGGTCTCGGCGGCACGCGACGGCGGCGACGTGGCGGAGCCGTCTGACGGCGTCTCGCCGCTCCCCGTCGTCCCGACGACCGGGAGCGGGCCGTCGATTCCCGAGGACGCCATCGAGGGCTTCGAGGTGGAGTACCTCGGGACGCGAACGGTGGACGGCCGGACCGCCCACGGCTTCGAGCTAACCGCGGTCTCGGAAGCGACGCTGACAATCGACCAGACGCTGTGGCTGGACAGCCAGTACTACTACCCCCTGCAGACCAGCCACCGCTTCGACTACGGGAACCGGACTATCGAGACGCGGACCCGCCTGGAGAACGTCACGTTCGACCCCGACCTCCCCAGCGGCGCCTTCGACTTCGACGTCCCCGAGAACGCGACCGTGACGGAGACGAACGCCTCCACGCAGTCGTTCAACTCCGCCAACGCGCTCGCGGAGCGCGTCAACTTCACCGTCCCCGAGCCCGAGGCGCCCGCGGGATACGAGTTCGAGGAGGCGCGCTACGTCGGCGGGAACGTGACGCAGGCCAGTCTCCAGTACGTCACGGCGGACGGCGAGCAACTCACCGTCACCAAGACGACCGCCGGGCCGGACGCACGCGGGTTCGCGTCCGGGGAGAACGTCACCGTCGCGGGGCGGACCGGGCAGTACGTCACGACGCCGCGAGCGGCGTTCGTCTCGTGGTCCTGCGGAGACACCCACTACGCCGTCGTCGCGACCGACCTCGACAAGGAGACGCTGCTGGCGGTCGCCGACTCCGCGGGCTGCGAGTAG
- a CDS encoding DR2241 family protein, whose translation MSAADTLDDVEAALVEHADDGIDFDGLVVEPADGGYRWETPDEQVTAGEDALRERADDPYATNWYYWEHVVEGRDTPRRAFLRWLEGADDLSVPERYDELRGGHTRSWGELAITTVLSEGGSRRYEVRHEDDVGDDVDAYTDPLEARHLVKHDDEGRYRPLSTAPSLPHGWAFVDLDGSDLVQTVDYVYPATVSNWHREREGDLDVDHWDEVADRQSGIYEIVEQLDDEALEWATEACCVDSQCLKRREWDASDEEELDVPRGDGEFPCREPCSLFIAAARKFTTLEREESREYTFELTPAEKEQVEDIIDAVADGRTDEIREADVYEGANRYRARFLRAKRMDEHGLSGTPTYPEDHE comes from the coding sequence ATGAGCGCAGCCGACACGCTCGACGACGTCGAAGCGGCGCTCGTCGAGCACGCCGACGACGGCATCGACTTCGACGGCCTCGTTGTCGAGCCCGCGGACGGCGGCTACCGCTGGGAGACGCCCGACGAGCAGGTGACGGCCGGCGAGGACGCCCTTCGGGAGCGCGCCGACGACCCCTACGCCACGAACTGGTACTACTGGGAGCACGTCGTCGAGGGCCGCGACACGCCCCGGCGCGCGTTCCTGCGGTGGCTGGAGGGCGCAGACGACCTCTCCGTCCCCGAGCGCTACGACGAACTCCGCGGCGGCCACACGCGCTCGTGGGGCGAACTCGCCATCACCACAGTCCTCAGCGAGGGCGGCAGCCGGCGATACGAGGTCCGCCACGAGGACGACGTCGGCGACGATGTCGATGCCTACACGGACCCGCTGGAGGCCCGCCACCTCGTCAAGCACGACGACGAGGGGCGCTACCGACCGCTCTCGACGGCGCCGTCGCTGCCCCACGGCTGGGCGTTCGTCGACCTCGACGGCTCGGACCTCGTGCAGACCGTCGACTACGTCTACCCGGCGACGGTGTCGAACTGGCACCGCGAGCGCGAGGGCGACCTCGACGTCGACCACTGGGACGAGGTCGCCGACCGGCAGTCCGGCATCTACGAAATCGTCGAACAGCTCGACGACGAGGCGCTGGAGTGGGCCACCGAAGCCTGCTGCGTGGACTCGCAGTGCCTGAAGCGCCGCGAGTGGGATGCCAGCGACGAGGAGGAACTGGACGTGCCGCGCGGCGACGGCGAGTTCCCGTGTCGGGAGCCGTGCTCGCTGTTCATCGCCGCCGCGCGGAAGTTCACGACGCTCGAACGCGAGGAGTCCCGGGAGTACACCTTCGAGCTGACCCCCGCGGAGAAAGAACAGGTCGAGGACATCATCGACGCCGTCGCGGACGGCCGCACGGACGAGATTCGGGAGGCGGACGTCTACGAGGGCGCGAACCGCTACCGCGCCCGGTTCCTGCGCGCGAAGCGCATGGACGAACACGGGCTCTCGGGGACTCCCACGTACCCCGAGGACCACGAGTAG